A genomic stretch from Euwallacea fornicatus isolate EFF26 chromosome 10, ASM4011564v1, whole genome shotgun sequence includes:
- the LOC136341629 gene encoding ribosome biogenesis protein BMS1 homolog has protein sequence MGEDPDVLKKKSHRDRHSGRKAEKKKAKKNSQNPVEELTDKQRNPKAFAFNSAIRAERRFRRKQDIDTKKQHIPLVDRSAVEPPPILIAVVGPPKVGKTTLINNLIKLFTKSPLSDIKGPVTVVTGKKRRITIVECNNDINSMIDLAKVCDLALLLCDASFGFEMEVFEFLNICQVHGMPRIMGILTHLDMIKSSKILKNTKKTLKHRFWTEVYPGAKLFYLSGIIHGEYLKNEVKNLGRFISVMKFRPLLWRQNHSYILGDRYEDLTNQELIRQNPKCDRTISLYGYVRGVSLKQENAIHIAGFGDVRINEISYLPDPCPLPEQIKKRALIEKERLIYAPFSGVGGIVYDKDAVYIELKNTHSQVKRNEGDEASNIVANLFETKATTDIKIQQPNLQIFTGGHKITAMDFENTVHETSKVKLFEPDIKVKSVNSEDVNLEEELRKLRSKTYKEEKIADSSGRVRRKVKFNNNSEQDEESDEASNLEEDESDLSKSGKIEVKSTPQAKAEEDVHLKIKQVLNKLENKQLNYYEASSDSDSDQCSPSEKLAKSLETGNSSDEELDKDQGFADKEIDDFDSAGESEIEANVSGEEDAEDTALKWKDNLVKKAHDSFLNRIHGSQNLMKLVYGVFDSRYERQKLDSENQENSESDSADIGGIFKKVSKEQQELKAEKDNMNSKDSPLMFPWNTETKDWTDEENKALIANCFVTGKWKDSEDATELLNLDDAEDLSDVDGDFEDLETGVKHVAPKKKIEAGQKRKREESEKDEKADRAALAEKKKKLKEKFDSEYDNGDKSTYYDELKMTAEKQAQLNKTVFDNMPDDVRVQVEGFRPGMYVRLELKNVPSEFISNFDPTYPLIIGSLNMGEENIGYINVKVKKHRWYNRILKTSDPLIISMGWRRFQTIPLYSKLEDDLKYRYLKYTPEHLSCNAHFWGPITPQGTGFLALQSVDSNPEILKKQGFRIAATGSVQELDKSTQIMKKLKLIGYPLKIYKKTAFIKGMFNSSLEVAKFEGARIKTVSGVRGQIKKAVSKPEGCFRATFEDKILLSDIVFCRTWYKVDVPEYYNPVTTLLLPSVQKNQWRGVRTTGEIKRERSIKNEANKDSLYTPIVREEKPFKPLIVPAKLQKALPYRDKPKHNVKMCDQKKSIDRVAVIREPQEQKIANMMKMIKASYQHKQAKLKEETQQRLEKHRQEILAQEAKKNKKIKEKKKNIFRNKSKAQKSQEMKDTE, from the exons ATGGGAGAAGATCCGGATGTTTTAAAGAAGAAATCCCATAGAGACCGCCATTCCG GAAGGAAAGCGGAAAagaaaaaagccaaaaaaaacAGCCAAAACCCAGTGGAAGAGCTCACAGACAAGCAAAGAAACCCCAAAGCATTTGCCTTCAACTCTGCCATTAGAGCTGAAAGAAGGTTTAGAAGGAAACAAGATATTGATACTAAGAAGCAACACATTCCTTTAGTGGATAGATCTGCAGTTGAACCTCCTCCAATTTTAATTGCTGTAGTGGGGCCACCAAAAGTGGGAAAAACAACCCTTATTAACAACTTAATTAAACTATTCACAAAGTCTCCattaagtgatattaaaggtCCAGTAACTGTTGTCACTGGCAAAAAACGAAGAATTACTATAGTGGAGTGCAACAATGATATAAATTCCATGATAGACCTGGCAAAAGTATGTGATTTAGCTTTATTATTATGTGATGCCAGTTTTGGTTTTGAGATGgaagtttttgagttcttGAATATTTGTCAAGTGCATGGAATGCCCAGAATTATGGGAATTCTCACTCATTTAGACATGATTAAAAGCAGTAAAATCTTGAAGAACACCAAAAAGACTTTGAAGCATAGATTTTGGACTGAAGTGTATCCTGGGGCCAAGCTCTTTTACTTGTCAGGAATTATACATGGGGAGTATCTGAAGAACGAAGTTAAGAATCTAGGGAGGTTCATATCAGTCATGAAATTCAGGCCTTTATTGTGGAGGCAGAATCACAGTTATATTCTTGGTGATCGGTATGAAGATTTGACAAATCAGGAGTTGATCAGGCAAAATCCCAAGTGTGACAGAACAATTTCTTTGTATGGTTATGTTAGGggagtttcattaaaacagGAGAATGCCATTCATATTGCAG GCTTTGGTGATGTaagaattaatgaaatatccTATTTGCCAGACCCCTGCCCATTACcagaacaaataaaaaagcgTGCCTTGATAGAAAAAGAAAGGCTTATTTATGCCCCATTTTCCGGTGTGGGTGGTATAGTATATGATAAGGATGCTGTTTATATAGAATTGAAAAACACTCATAGTCAGGTTAAAAGAAATGAAGGAGATGAAGCCTCTAATATAGtagcaaatttatttgaaactaaAGCAACTAcagatattaaaattcagcAGCCTAACTTGCAGATCTTTACTGGTGGGCATAAAATTACTGCtatggattttgaaaatactgtCCATGAAACTAGCAAAGTTAAGCTTTTTGAACCAGACATTAAAGTAAAAAGTGTGAACTCAGAAGATGTCAATCTTGAGGAGGAATTGAGGAAATTAAGGAGTAAAACTTATAAGGAGGAAAAGATTGCAGATTCTTCAGGTAGAGTAAGGaggaaagttaaatttaacaacaacTCAGAACAAGATGAAGAATCTGATGAGGCTTCTAATCTAGAAGAAGATGAGTCGGATTTAAGCAAATCTGGAAAAATTGAAGTCAAATCAACTCCACAAGCTAAAGCAGAGGAAGATGTTCATCTTAAAATCAAGCAAGTTCTTAATAAGCTAGAAAACAAGCAGCTCAATTATTATGAGGCGAGTTCAGATAGCGATTCTGACCAATGTAGTCCATCAGAAAAACTTGCTAAAAGCTTAGAAACAGGCAATAGTTCTGATGAGGAACTTGATAAAGACCAGGGCTTTGCAGATAAAGAGATTGATGATTTTGACAGTGCTGGAGAAAGTGAAATAGAAGCTAATGTTTCTGGTGAGGAAGATGCTGAAGATACAGCCTTAAAGTGGAAAGATAATTTGGTTAAGAAGGCTCATGATTCTTTTTTGAACAGAATACATGGAtcacaaaatttaatgaaacttgTTTATG GTGTTTTCGATTCGCGCTATGAAAGGCAAAAACTCGATTcagaaaatcaagaaaattcaGAGAGTGATAGCGCAGACATCGGTGGTATATTTAAGAAAGTTTCCAAGGAACAACAAGAACTAAAAGCAGAAAAAGATAACATGAATTCAAAGGACTCACCATTAATGTTCCCTTGGAACACTGAAACCAAAGACTGGACAGATGAAgaa aacaaAGCTTTAATAGCAAACTGCTTTGTAACGGGGAAATGGAAAGATTCGGAAGACGCCACCGAATTGCTAAACCTAGACGATGCGGAAGACTTAAGCGATGTGGATGGCGATTTCGAGGACTTGGAAACTGGAGTTAAACATGTAGCTCCTAAGAAGAAGATTGAAGCTGGCCAGAAACGCAAGAGAGAAGAGTCAGAAAAGGACGAAAAGGCTGATAGAGCTGCCTTggcagaaaagaaaaagaaactaaaagaaaaattcgattCTGAATATGATAATGGCGATAAAAGTACTTACTATGATGAATTGAAAATGACAGCTGAAAAACAAGCACAATTAAATAAGACTGTTTTTGATAATATGCCTGATGATGTGAGAGTGCAAGTCGAAGGTTTTAG gCCCGGCATGTACGTGAGATTGGAACTAAAAAATGTCCCTTcggaatttatttcaaatttcgatcCTACTTACCCCTTAATCATCGGCTCTCTGAACATGGGCGAAGAAAATATTGGATACATTAACGTTAAAGTTAAGAAACACAGGTGGTACAACCGGATTTTAAAAACTAGTGATCCCCTTATTATTTCTATGGGATGGAGGAGGTTTCAG ACAATACCGCTTTATTCAAAACTCGAAGATGATTTAAAGTATCGCTATTTGAAATACACCCCGGAGCATTTGTCATGTAATGCCCACTTTTGGGGGCCGATTACCCCGCAAGGGACAGGGTTTTTAGCTTTGCAAAGTGTAGATTCAAATCCCGAG atactaaagaaacaaggCTTTAGAATAGCAGCCACAGGCTCTGTCCAGGAACTTGATAAATCCACACAAATAATGAAGAAACTCAAACTTATCGGCTATCCCttgaaaatctacaaaaaaactGCCTTTATTAAGGGAATGTTTAATTCCTCCCTCGAGGTAGCCAAATTCGAAGGGGCCCGCATTAAAACAGTCTCGGGCGTTCGGGGACAAATCAAAAAAGCTGTAAGCAAGCCGGAAGGCTGTTTTAGAGCCACTTTCGAGGATAAAATCTTATTGAGCG ATATTGTATTCTGCCGCACGTGGTATAAAGTGGACGTACCTGAATATTATAACCCTGTAACCACCCTTTTGTTGCCGTCAGTGCAAAAGAATCAGTGGCGGGGAGTGCGAACTACAGGCGAAATTAAACGGGAAAGGAGCATTAAAAACGAAGCAAACAAGGATAGTTTATATACA CCAATCGTTAGAGAAGAAAAGCCTTTCAAACCCTTGATAGTGCCTGCTAAACTCCAAAAGGCTCTTCCCTACAGAGATAAGCCCAAACACAACGTTAAAATGTGTGATCAAAAGAAATCTATCGATAGGGTGGCGGTTATTCGTGAGCCACAAGAACAAAAG atCGCGAATATGATGAAGATGATAAAAGCTTCGTATCAGCATAAACAAGCTAAACTCAAGGAGGAAACTCAACAACGATTAGAGAAACACAGACAGGAAATTTTGGCTCAGGaagccaagaaaaataaaaagattaaggaaaagaaaaagaacatttttaggaACAAAAGTAAGGCGCAAAAGAGTCAGGAGATGAAGGATACAGAATAA